A single region of the Neomonachus schauinslandi chromosome 3, ASM220157v2, whole genome shotgun sequence genome encodes:
- the PCID2 gene encoding PCI domain-containing protein 2 isoform X2, which translates to MAHITINQYLQQVYEAIDSRDGASCAELVSFKHPHVANPRLQMASPEEKCQQVLEPPYDEMFAAHLSTSFLRAFQAHKEENWALPVMYAVALDLRVFANNADQQLVKKGKSKVGDMLEKAAELLMSCFRVCASDTRAGIEDSKKWGMLFLVNQLFKIYFKINKLHLCKPLIRAIDSSNLKEDYSTAQRVTFRYYVGRKAMFDSDFKQAEEYLSFAFEHCHRSSQKNKRMILIYLLPVKMLLGHMPTIELLRKYHLMQFAEVTKAVRYRVLFHLGLSDAELIIKSLTRVVRGLVLGLGFPDCACTFLPTPSEGNLLLLNEALTKHETFFIRCGIFLILEKLKIITYRNLFKKVYLLLRTHQLSLDAFLVALKFMQVEDVDIDEVQCILANLIYMGHIKGYISHQHQKLVVSKQNPFPPLSTVC; encoded by the exons ATGGCGCACATCACCATCAACCAGTACCTGCAGCAG gTCTATGAAGCCATCGACAGCAGAGATGGGGCATCCTGTGCAGAGCTGGTGTCTTTCAAGCATCCTCATGTCGCCAACCCACGGCTCCAG ATGGCCTCCCCAGAAGAGAAGTGTCAGCAGGTTTTGGAACCCCCTTATGACGAAATGTTTGCTGCTCATTTAAG TACATCGTTCCTGCGTGCATTTCAAGcccacaaagaagaaaactg GGCTCTGCCCGTCATGTATGCCGTAGCACTCGACCTTCGAGTCTTCGCCAATAAC GCAGACCAGCAGCTGGTAAAGAAAGGGAAGAGCAAAGTCGGGGACATGCTGGAAAAGGCAGCCGAGCTGCTGATGAGCTGCTTCCGCGTCTGCGCCAGTGACAC CCGGGCCGGCATCGAGGACTCTAAGAAGTGGGGGATGCTGTTCCTGGTGAACCAGCTATTCAAGATCTACTTTAAG ATCAACAAGCTACACCTGTGCAAGCCCCTCATCAGAGCCATCGACAGCTCGAACCTGAAAGAGGACTACAGCACTGCCCAGAGGGTGACGTTCAGGTACTACGTTGGGCGCAAGGCCATGTTCGACAGCGACTTCAAGCAAG CGGAGGAGTACCTGTCCTTTGCCTTCGAGCACTGCCACCGCTCGAGTCAGAAGAACAAGAGGATGATTCTGATATATTTGCTGCCAGTAAAAATGCTGCTG GGTCACATGCCGACCATCGAGCTGTTGAGGAAGTATCATCTCATGCAGTTTGCCGAGGTGACCAAAGCCGTCAGGTACCGTGTCCTTTTCCATTTGGGGCTTTCAGACGCGGAGTTAATTATCAAAAGTCTCACACGTGTTGTGCGAGGGCTGGTCCTGGGCCTTGGTTTTCCTGACTGTGCATGCACATTTCTCCCCACACCCAGCGAAGGCAACCTTCTGCTCTTGAACGAGGCCTTGACGAAGCACGAGACCTTCTTTATTCGCTGTGGCATTTTCCTTATCCTTGAAAAGCTGAAGATCATCACCTACAGGAATCTTTTCAAGAAAGT GTATCTGCTGCTCAGAACACACCAGTTGTCTCTAGATGCCTTCCTGGTCGCCTTGAAGTTCATGCAGGTGGAAGACGTGGACATCGATGAGGTCCAGTGCATCCTGGCCAACCTGATCTACATG GGTCACATCAAAGGCTACATATCACATCAGCATCAGAAGTTAGTTGTTAGCAAGCAGAACCCATTCCCCCCACTGTCAACAGTGTGTTGA
- the PCID2 gene encoding PCI domain-containing protein 2 isoform X5, giving the protein MAHITINQYLQQVYEAIDSRDGASCAELVSFKHPHVANPRLQMASPEEKCQQVLEPPYDEMFAAHLSTSFLRAFQAHKEENWALPVMYAVALDLRVFANNADQQLVKKGKSKVGDMLEKAAELLMSCFRVCASDTRAGIEDSKKWGMLFLVNQLFKIYFKINKLHLCKPLIRAIDSSNLKEDYSTAQRVTFRYYVGRKAMFDSDFKQAEEYLSFAFEHCHRSSQKNKRMILIYLLPVKMLLGHMPTIELLRKYHLMQFAEVTKAVSEGNLLLLNEALTKHETFFIRCGIFLILEKLKIITYRNLFKKVYLLLRTHQLSLDAFLVALKFMQVEDVDIDEVQCILANLIYMGHIKGYISHQHQKLVVSKQNPFPPLSTVC; this is encoded by the exons ATGGCGCACATCACCATCAACCAGTACCTGCAGCAG gTCTATGAAGCCATCGACAGCAGAGATGGGGCATCCTGTGCAGAGCTGGTGTCTTTCAAGCATCCTCATGTCGCCAACCCACGGCTCCAG ATGGCCTCCCCAGAAGAGAAGTGTCAGCAGGTTTTGGAACCCCCTTATGACGAAATGTTTGCTGCTCATTTAAG TACATCGTTCCTGCGTGCATTTCAAGcccacaaagaagaaaactg GGCTCTGCCCGTCATGTATGCCGTAGCACTCGACCTTCGAGTCTTCGCCAATAAC GCAGACCAGCAGCTGGTAAAGAAAGGGAAGAGCAAAGTCGGGGACATGCTGGAAAAGGCAGCCGAGCTGCTGATGAGCTGCTTCCGCGTCTGCGCCAGTGACAC CCGGGCCGGCATCGAGGACTCTAAGAAGTGGGGGATGCTGTTCCTGGTGAACCAGCTATTCAAGATCTACTTTAAG ATCAACAAGCTACACCTGTGCAAGCCCCTCATCAGAGCCATCGACAGCTCGAACCTGAAAGAGGACTACAGCACTGCCCAGAGGGTGACGTTCAGGTACTACGTTGGGCGCAAGGCCATGTTCGACAGCGACTTCAAGCAAG CGGAGGAGTACCTGTCCTTTGCCTTCGAGCACTGCCACCGCTCGAGTCAGAAGAACAAGAGGATGATTCTGATATATTTGCTGCCAGTAAAAATGCTGCTG GGTCACATGCCGACCATCGAGCTGTTGAGGAAGTATCATCTCATGCAGTTTGCCGAGGTGACCAAAGCCGTCAG CGAAGGCAACCTTCTGCTCTTGAACGAGGCCTTGACGAAGCACGAGACCTTCTTTATTCGCTGTGGCATTTTCCTTATCCTTGAAAAGCTGAAGATCATCACCTACAGGAATCTTTTCAAGAAAGT GTATCTGCTGCTCAGAACACACCAGTTGTCTCTAGATGCCTTCCTGGTCGCCTTGAAGTTCATGCAGGTGGAAGACGTGGACATCGATGAGGTCCAGTGCATCCTGGCCAACCTGATCTACATG GGTCACATCAAAGGCTACATATCACATCAGCATCAGAAGTTAGTTGTTAGCAAGCAGAACCCATTCCCCCCACTGTCAACAGTGTGTTGA
- the PCID2 gene encoding PCI domain-containing protein 2 isoform X1 translates to MAHITINQYLQQVYEAIDSRDGASCAELVSFKHPHVANPRLQMASPEEKCQQVLEPPYDEMFAAHLRCTYAVGNHDFIEAYKCQTVIVQSFLRAFQAHKEENWALPVMYAVALDLRVFANNADQQLVKKGKSKVGDMLEKAAELLMSCFRVCASDTRAGIEDSKKWGMLFLVNQLFKIYFKINKLHLCKPLIRAIDSSNLKEDYSTAQRVTFRYYVGRKAMFDSDFKQAEEYLSFAFEHCHRSSQKNKRMILIYLLPVKMLLGHMPTIELLRKYHLMQFAEVTKAVRYRVLFHLGLSDAELIIKSLTRVVRGLVLGLGFPDCACTFLPTPSEGNLLLLNEALTKHETFFIRCGIFLILEKLKIITYRNLFKKVYLLLRTHQLSLDAFLVALKFMQVEDVDIDEVQCILANLIYMGHIKGYISHQHQKLVVSKQNPFPPLSTVC, encoded by the exons ATGGCGCACATCACCATCAACCAGTACCTGCAGCAG gTCTATGAAGCCATCGACAGCAGAGATGGGGCATCCTGTGCAGAGCTGGTGTCTTTCAAGCATCCTCATGTCGCCAACCCACGGCTCCAG ATGGCCTCCCCAGAAGAGAAGTGTCAGCAGGTTTTGGAACCCCCTTATGACGAAATGTTTGCTGCTCATTTAAG ATGCACTTACGCGGTGGGGAACCACGACTTCATCGAAGCGTACAAATGCCAGACTGTCATCGTCCA ATCGTTCCTGCGTGCATTTCAAGcccacaaagaagaaaactg GGCTCTGCCCGTCATGTATGCCGTAGCACTCGACCTTCGAGTCTTCGCCAATAAC GCAGACCAGCAGCTGGTAAAGAAAGGGAAGAGCAAAGTCGGGGACATGCTGGAAAAGGCAGCCGAGCTGCTGATGAGCTGCTTCCGCGTCTGCGCCAGTGACAC CCGGGCCGGCATCGAGGACTCTAAGAAGTGGGGGATGCTGTTCCTGGTGAACCAGCTATTCAAGATCTACTTTAAG ATCAACAAGCTACACCTGTGCAAGCCCCTCATCAGAGCCATCGACAGCTCGAACCTGAAAGAGGACTACAGCACTGCCCAGAGGGTGACGTTCAGGTACTACGTTGGGCGCAAGGCCATGTTCGACAGCGACTTCAAGCAAG CGGAGGAGTACCTGTCCTTTGCCTTCGAGCACTGCCACCGCTCGAGTCAGAAGAACAAGAGGATGATTCTGATATATTTGCTGCCAGTAAAAATGCTGCTG GGTCACATGCCGACCATCGAGCTGTTGAGGAAGTATCATCTCATGCAGTTTGCCGAGGTGACCAAAGCCGTCAGGTACCGTGTCCTTTTCCATTTGGGGCTTTCAGACGCGGAGTTAATTATCAAAAGTCTCACACGTGTTGTGCGAGGGCTGGTCCTGGGCCTTGGTTTTCCTGACTGTGCATGCACATTTCTCCCCACACCCAGCGAAGGCAACCTTCTGCTCTTGAACGAGGCCTTGACGAAGCACGAGACCTTCTTTATTCGCTGTGGCATTTTCCTTATCCTTGAAAAGCTGAAGATCATCACCTACAGGAATCTTTTCAAGAAAGT GTATCTGCTGCTCAGAACACACCAGTTGTCTCTAGATGCCTTCCTGGTCGCCTTGAAGTTCATGCAGGTGGAAGACGTGGACATCGATGAGGTCCAGTGCATCCTGGCCAACCTGATCTACATG GGTCACATCAAAGGCTACATATCACATCAGCATCAGAAGTTAGTTGTTAGCAAGCAGAACCCATTCCCCCCACTGTCAACAGTGTGTTGA
- the PCID2 gene encoding PCI domain-containing protein 2 isoform X4, whose translation MAHITINQYLQQVYEAIDSRDGASCAELVSFKHPHVANPRLQMASPEEKCQQVLEPPYDEMFAAHLRCTYAVGNHDFIEAYKCQTVIVQSFLRAFQAHKEENWALPVMYAVALDLRVFANNADQQLVKKGKSKVGDMLEKAAELLMSCFRVCASDTRAGIEDSKKWGMLFLVNQLFKIYFKINKLHLCKPLIRAIDSSNLKEDYSTAQRVTFRYYVGRKAMFDSDFKQAEEYLSFAFEHCHRSSQKNKRMILIYLLPVKMLLGHMPTIELLRKYHLMQFAEVTKAVSEGNLLLLNEALTKHETFFIRCGIFLILEKLKIITYRNLFKKVYLLLRTHQLSLDAFLVALKFMQVEDVDIDEVQCILANLIYMGHIKGYISHQHQKLVVSKQNPFPPLSTVC comes from the exons ATGGCGCACATCACCATCAACCAGTACCTGCAGCAG gTCTATGAAGCCATCGACAGCAGAGATGGGGCATCCTGTGCAGAGCTGGTGTCTTTCAAGCATCCTCATGTCGCCAACCCACGGCTCCAG ATGGCCTCCCCAGAAGAGAAGTGTCAGCAGGTTTTGGAACCCCCTTATGACGAAATGTTTGCTGCTCATTTAAG ATGCACTTACGCGGTGGGGAACCACGACTTCATCGAAGCGTACAAATGCCAGACTGTCATCGTCCA ATCGTTCCTGCGTGCATTTCAAGcccacaaagaagaaaactg GGCTCTGCCCGTCATGTATGCCGTAGCACTCGACCTTCGAGTCTTCGCCAATAAC GCAGACCAGCAGCTGGTAAAGAAAGGGAAGAGCAAAGTCGGGGACATGCTGGAAAAGGCAGCCGAGCTGCTGATGAGCTGCTTCCGCGTCTGCGCCAGTGACAC CCGGGCCGGCATCGAGGACTCTAAGAAGTGGGGGATGCTGTTCCTGGTGAACCAGCTATTCAAGATCTACTTTAAG ATCAACAAGCTACACCTGTGCAAGCCCCTCATCAGAGCCATCGACAGCTCGAACCTGAAAGAGGACTACAGCACTGCCCAGAGGGTGACGTTCAGGTACTACGTTGGGCGCAAGGCCATGTTCGACAGCGACTTCAAGCAAG CGGAGGAGTACCTGTCCTTTGCCTTCGAGCACTGCCACCGCTCGAGTCAGAAGAACAAGAGGATGATTCTGATATATTTGCTGCCAGTAAAAATGCTGCTG GGTCACATGCCGACCATCGAGCTGTTGAGGAAGTATCATCTCATGCAGTTTGCCGAGGTGACCAAAGCCGTCAG CGAAGGCAACCTTCTGCTCTTGAACGAGGCCTTGACGAAGCACGAGACCTTCTTTATTCGCTGTGGCATTTTCCTTATCCTTGAAAAGCTGAAGATCATCACCTACAGGAATCTTTTCAAGAAAGT GTATCTGCTGCTCAGAACACACCAGTTGTCTCTAGATGCCTTCCTGGTCGCCTTGAAGTTCATGCAGGTGGAAGACGTGGACATCGATGAGGTCCAGTGCATCCTGGCCAACCTGATCTACATG GGTCACATCAAAGGCTACATATCACATCAGCATCAGAAGTTAGTTGTTAGCAAGCAGAACCCATTCCCCCCACTGTCAACAGTGTGTTGA
- the PCID2 gene encoding PCI domain-containing protein 2 isoform X3 encodes MASPEEKCQQVLEPPYDEMFAAHLRCTYAVGNHDFIEAYKCQTVIVQSFLRAFQAHKEENWALPVMYAVALDLRVFANNADQQLVKKGKSKVGDMLEKAAELLMSCFRVCASDTRAGIEDSKKWGMLFLVNQLFKIYFKINKLHLCKPLIRAIDSSNLKEDYSTAQRVTFRYYVGRKAMFDSDFKQAEEYLSFAFEHCHRSSQKNKRMILIYLLPVKMLLGHMPTIELLRKYHLMQFAEVTKAVRYRVLFHLGLSDAELIIKSLTRVVRGLVLGLGFPDCACTFLPTPSEGNLLLLNEALTKHETFFIRCGIFLILEKLKIITYRNLFKKVYLLLRTHQLSLDAFLVALKFMQVEDVDIDEVQCILANLIYMGHIKGYISHQHQKLVVSKQNPFPPLSTVC; translated from the exons ATGGCCTCCCCAGAAGAGAAGTGTCAGCAGGTTTTGGAACCCCCTTATGACGAAATGTTTGCTGCTCATTTAAG ATGCACTTACGCGGTGGGGAACCACGACTTCATCGAAGCGTACAAATGCCAGACTGTCATCGTCCA ATCGTTCCTGCGTGCATTTCAAGcccacaaagaagaaaactg GGCTCTGCCCGTCATGTATGCCGTAGCACTCGACCTTCGAGTCTTCGCCAATAAC GCAGACCAGCAGCTGGTAAAGAAAGGGAAGAGCAAAGTCGGGGACATGCTGGAAAAGGCAGCCGAGCTGCTGATGAGCTGCTTCCGCGTCTGCGCCAGTGACAC CCGGGCCGGCATCGAGGACTCTAAGAAGTGGGGGATGCTGTTCCTGGTGAACCAGCTATTCAAGATCTACTTTAAG ATCAACAAGCTACACCTGTGCAAGCCCCTCATCAGAGCCATCGACAGCTCGAACCTGAAAGAGGACTACAGCACTGCCCAGAGGGTGACGTTCAGGTACTACGTTGGGCGCAAGGCCATGTTCGACAGCGACTTCAAGCAAG CGGAGGAGTACCTGTCCTTTGCCTTCGAGCACTGCCACCGCTCGAGTCAGAAGAACAAGAGGATGATTCTGATATATTTGCTGCCAGTAAAAATGCTGCTG GGTCACATGCCGACCATCGAGCTGTTGAGGAAGTATCATCTCATGCAGTTTGCCGAGGTGACCAAAGCCGTCAGGTACCGTGTCCTTTTCCATTTGGGGCTTTCAGACGCGGAGTTAATTATCAAAAGTCTCACACGTGTTGTGCGAGGGCTGGTCCTGGGCCTTGGTTTTCCTGACTGTGCATGCACATTTCTCCCCACACCCAGCGAAGGCAACCTTCTGCTCTTGAACGAGGCCTTGACGAAGCACGAGACCTTCTTTATTCGCTGTGGCATTTTCCTTATCCTTGAAAAGCTGAAGATCATCACCTACAGGAATCTTTTCAAGAAAGT GTATCTGCTGCTCAGAACACACCAGTTGTCTCTAGATGCCTTCCTGGTCGCCTTGAAGTTCATGCAGGTGGAAGACGTGGACATCGATGAGGTCCAGTGCATCCTGGCCAACCTGATCTACATG GGTCACATCAAAGGCTACATATCACATCAGCATCAGAAGTTAGTTGTTAGCAAGCAGAACCCATTCCCCCCACTGTCAACAGTGTGTTGA